A section of the Streptomyces sp. CG1 genome encodes:
- a CDS encoding carbohydrate ABC transporter permease: MTNTQVPAVRPRPATPPAVAVRPSVRDRGARLLAALFLAPTVVGIVVFTVVPIIGSVVLSLFHWNVIDPPRFAGGANYRTTFTDSTVLVSFRNTLVFMVFAVALQLLIALALALALNGRMPVWLRSVFRSAFFFPLVLSAASISVVMKYLFNQDFGVVNWLIGLVGVAPVPWLTSEHAAMATVILVYVWQQFGFSFLLFVGGLNNIPKEIHEAAALDGATGLRKHLGITLPLLSPTLLVASVVGIINALQVFEQPYVLTDGGPGDATRTVVMVIYERAFEQLNFGEASAVGVLLFVLIMAVTALQFRLSRRFVHYQ, from the coding sequence ATGACGAACACCCAGGTCCCGGCCGTACGTCCGCGGCCCGCCACGCCACCCGCCGTCGCCGTGCGGCCGTCTGTCCGCGATCGTGGCGCCCGGCTGCTGGCCGCGCTGTTCCTGGCGCCCACGGTCGTCGGCATCGTCGTCTTCACGGTCGTGCCGATCATCGGGTCCGTCGTGCTGAGCCTGTTCCACTGGAACGTGATCGACCCGCCCCGTTTCGCCGGCGGCGCCAACTACCGCACGACCTTCACGGATTCGACCGTCCTGGTCTCCTTCCGCAACACACTCGTGTTCATGGTCTTCGCGGTCGCGCTGCAACTGCTGATCGCGCTGGCGCTGGCGCTCGCCCTGAACGGGCGGATGCCGGTGTGGCTGCGGTCGGTGTTCCGTTCGGCGTTCTTCTTCCCGCTGGTGCTGTCCGCCGCGTCGATCTCGGTGGTGATGAAGTACCTGTTCAACCAGGACTTCGGGGTGGTGAACTGGCTGATCGGCCTGGTCGGCGTCGCGCCCGTGCCGTGGCTGACCTCGGAGCACGCGGCGATGGCCACGGTGATCCTGGTCTACGTCTGGCAGCAGTTCGGGTTCTCGTTCCTGCTGTTCGTCGGCGGTCTGAACAACATCCCCAAGGAGATCCACGAAGCCGCCGCTCTCGACGGCGCGACCGGCCTGCGCAAGCACCTCGGCATCACGCTGCCGCTGCTGTCGCCGACACTGCTCGTCGCGTCGGTGGTCGGCATCATCAATGCCCTGCAGGTCTTCGAACAGCCCTACGTCCTCACCGACGGCGGGCCCGGCGACGCCACCCGCACCGTGGTGATGGTGATCTACGAGAGGGCCTTCGAGCAGCTGAACTTCGGCGAGGCATCCGCGGTGGGCGTGCTGCTCTTCGTGCTGATCATGGCGGTCACCGCCCTCCAGTTCCGGCTCAGCCGGCGTTTCGTCCACTACCAGTGA
- a CDS encoding extracellular solute-binding protein, translating into MTDSHLPRRTLLRYGAYGAGAAALAATAASWDRLTGADIPGRDDGSLVVATLGSAFDPATVDALTKGFHRLHPDIPLRVNAVQAVDWSDFFAKILTQIAAGTAPDLVYVATEGVQLFARRLGVPLDRWVRRDAAELREYFADVHPSLVESMMYEGNLYQLPMEFNAADMYLNKQVLKRAGAGFPAADWSRDDFTALLREMKRAGDAHFTPYFWTNRLWGGVVPWLFAGGTNLLKESKAPGGSWLWDTFYPAADRQGRGGGFRWTTPQATADRVEEAYDYLASLVQENLCTRPEGGNGSNLVGVFSTGRVGVTPAGGFWAGGLHLAGMRAADYDVQYFPRWHTQRHQFGAAGYALLRTSKKQEAAWEFIKYAARKDTMTRLFKSNQTTPARRSMLNAARYAASGPAHWQVFYDTLERFPDTGPIPAPPQVAEVTDVLLKYTGTALASPRAVGPALRRMQGDLEQAMEREV; encoded by the coding sequence ATGACTGACTCGCACCTCCCCCGCCGCACGCTGCTGCGGTACGGCGCATACGGGGCCGGAGCAGCCGCCCTGGCCGCGACCGCCGCGAGCTGGGACCGGCTCACGGGAGCCGACATCCCCGGCCGTGACGACGGCTCCCTCGTCGTCGCCACCCTCGGCTCCGCCTTCGACCCGGCCACCGTCGACGCCCTCACCAAGGGCTTCCACCGGCTCCACCCCGACATCCCGCTGCGGGTGAACGCGGTGCAGGCCGTCGACTGGTCGGATTTCTTCGCGAAGATCCTCACCCAGATCGCCGCGGGCACCGCCCCCGACCTGGTGTATGTGGCCACCGAGGGCGTGCAGTTGTTCGCCCGGCGGCTCGGCGTGCCCCTGGACCGCTGGGTGCGGCGGGACGCGGCGGAGCTGCGTGAGTACTTCGCCGACGTCCACCCCTCGCTGGTGGAATCGATGATGTACGAGGGGAACCTCTACCAACTGCCGATGGAGTTCAACGCCGCCGACATGTACCTCAACAAGCAGGTGCTGAAACGGGCAGGCGCGGGTTTCCCGGCGGCCGACTGGAGCCGCGACGACTTCACCGCGCTGCTGCGGGAGATGAAACGTGCCGGCGATGCGCACTTCACCCCGTACTTCTGGACCAACCGGCTGTGGGGCGGCGTGGTGCCCTGGCTCTTCGCGGGCGGCACGAACCTGCTGAAGGAGTCGAAGGCGCCCGGCGGGTCCTGGCTGTGGGACACCTTCTACCCGGCCGCCGACCGGCAGGGGCGCGGCGGGGGCTTCCGCTGGACGACCCCCCAGGCCACCGCCGACCGGGTCGAGGAGGCGTACGACTATCTCGCTTCCCTCGTCCAGGAGAACCTGTGCACCCGGCCCGAGGGCGGCAACGGCAGCAATCTGGTCGGCGTGTTCTCCACCGGCCGCGTCGGCGTCACACCGGCGGGCGGATTCTGGGCGGGCGGCCTGCATCTGGCCGGCATGCGGGCCGCCGACTACGACGTGCAGTACTTCCCGCGCTGGCATACCCAGCGCCACCAGTTCGGCGCGGCGGGCTACGCGCTGCTGCGCACCTCGAAGAAGCAGGAAGCCGCCTGGGAGTTCATCAAATACGCGGCTCGCAAGGACACCATGACCCGGCTGTTCAAGAGCAACCAGACCACCCCGGCCCGGCGTTCGATGCTGAACGCCGCACGCTACGCCGCGAGCGGCCCGGCACACTGGCAGGTCTTCTACGACACCCTCGAGCGGTTTCCCGACACCGGCCCGATCCCCGCGCCGCCGCAGGTCGCCGAGGTGACCGACGTCCTGCTCAAGTACACCGGCACCGCGCTGGCCTCGCCGCGTGCGGTGGGTCCCGCGCTGCGCCGGATGCAGGGCGACCTGGAGCAGGCCATGGAGCGTGAGGTATGA
- a CDS encoding glycoside hydrolase family 32 protein, which translates to MPGTSGISRRSLFAGSAAGTAAALLPTGTATAAPKPKPGATAKSRTKSAANGASYRAAYHFTVPEQWKNDPQRPVWIDGEYHYYYLYNADYFTGVVGTAWRLATTKDLVSFADRGVAVPKDTTPNGDLWSGSAVVDTGNTAGFGAGAVVVIVTMSPGGGTHHQEQFLYYSTDGGLTFDNYGTDPVLPNPGVADFRDPKVIRDEDRGRWVMALAENDKIGFYHSDDLKSWTYVNGFVHDGIGVLECPDLFRITADDGTVKWVLGASANGKSSGLPNTYAYWTGSFDGSAFTAEASDPQWLDHGWDWYAAVTFEKRDASGAVDAAARYAIGWVNDWDYADTTPTIDCDGFNGTDSIVREITLKKASDNTYYLASQPVAGLDSHVSRTVNLGDVTVDGTKVLDYTGISYEVTTEITWSQLTGAGLQLRRSPDGGRHIDAGIYANYAFLNRRNTVNADTSGKWQESHTPFDPSAGTVKLRMLVDRTSVEMFVDDGRYVHTSQVFPYLLDTRLALFTIGGSAVFRNTVIREFSV; encoded by the coding sequence ATGCCCGGAACATCGGGGATTTCCAGGAGATCACTGTTCGCGGGATCGGCGGCGGGCACCGCCGCCGCGCTGCTGCCCACCGGAACGGCCACGGCCGCCCCGAAGCCCAAGCCCGGGGCCACGGCCAAGAGCAGGACCAAGTCTGCGGCGAACGGGGCGAGTTACCGCGCCGCGTACCACTTCACGGTCCCCGAGCAGTGGAAGAACGACCCGCAGCGGCCCGTCTGGATCGACGGCGAGTACCACTACTACTACCTCTACAACGCCGACTACTTCACCGGTGTCGTCGGCACCGCGTGGCGCCTGGCCACCACCAAGGACCTGGTCTCCTTCGCCGACCGCGGGGTCGCCGTGCCCAAGGACACCACGCCCAACGGCGATCTCTGGTCCGGTTCGGCGGTGGTCGACACCGGCAACACGGCCGGATTCGGCGCGGGCGCGGTCGTCGTCATCGTCACCATGTCCCCCGGCGGGGGCACCCACCACCAGGAGCAGTTCCTGTACTACTCGACCGACGGCGGCCTCACCTTCGACAACTACGGGACCGACCCCGTCCTGCCCAACCCCGGCGTCGCCGACTTCCGCGACCCCAAGGTGATCCGCGACGAGGACCGGGGCCGCTGGGTGATGGCCCTCGCCGAGAACGACAAGATCGGTTTCTACCACTCCGACGACCTCAAGTCCTGGACGTACGTGAACGGTTTCGTCCACGACGGCATCGGCGTCCTGGAGTGCCCCGACCTGTTCCGCATCACCGCCGACGACGGCACCGTGAAATGGGTGCTCGGCGCGAGCGCCAACGGGAAGAGCTCGGGGCTGCCCAACACGTACGCCTACTGGACGGGTTCCTTCGACGGCAGCGCGTTCACCGCTGAGGCGAGTGACCCGCAGTGGCTCGACCACGGCTGGGACTGGTACGCCGCCGTCACCTTCGAGAAGCGGGACGCGAGCGGCGCGGTGGACGCGGCTGCCCGGTACGCGATCGGATGGGTGAACGACTGGGACTACGCCGACACCACCCCCACCATCGACTGCGACGGCTTCAACGGCACCGACTCCATCGTCCGCGAGATCACCCTGAAGAAGGCATCCGACAACACCTACTACCTCGCCTCCCAGCCCGTCGCCGGCCTCGACTCGCATGTCTCCCGCACCGTGAACCTGGGCGACGTGACCGTGGACGGCACGAAGGTGCTCGACTACACCGGTATCTCCTACGAGGTGACGACCGAGATCACCTGGTCCCAACTCACCGGCGCCGGCCTCCAGCTGAGGCGCTCACCCGACGGCGGTCGGCACATCGATGCCGGGATCTACGCCAACTACGCCTTCCTCAACCGACGCAACACGGTGAACGCCGACACGTCCGGCAAGTGGCAGGAGAGCCACACCCCGTTCGACCCGTCCGCCGGCACGGTGAAGCTGCGCATGCTGGTGGACCGCACTTCGGTGGAGATGTTCGTCGACGACGGCCGCTACGTGCACACCAGCCAGGTGTTCCCGTACTTGCTGGACACCCGGCTCGCACTGTTCACGATCGGCGGCAGCGCGGTGTTCCGCAACACGGTGATACGCGAGTTCTCGGTGTGA
- a CDS encoding transposase, with protein sequence MAAKRRKSDADFREGAVRIVTETGKSIAQVAKDLGIHETTLASWVSRASRADGAGTAGESEELARLRRENARLK encoded by the coding sequence ATGGCAGCCAAGAGACGGAAGTCCGACGCGGATTTCCGCGAGGGGGCTGTGCGGATCGTCACCGAGACCGGCAAGTCTATCGCGCAGGTCGCGAAGGACCTCGGGATCCACGAGACCACGCTGGCCAGCTGGGTGTCCCGGGCCAGCAGGGCAGACGGCGCCGGGACGGCCGGCGAGAGCGAGGAACTCGCGCGGCTGCGGCGGGAGAACGCGCGGCTGAAGTAG
- a CDS encoding alkaline phosphatase family protein has translation MTRRSIRLAAALGVAATLAGGSLAAASELTGPSAAPQKPAAAKHVLLLSVDGLHQSDLAWYIARHPGSALARLVNGGVHYTNAHTTNPSDSFPGMTAQVTGGGPGTTGIYYDDVYNHALLPAGTTNCKGVKPGVEVDMTEDMDKNKASLDAGQGLKNLPGSILQMTGRPQSLLDPSKLPVDPTTCKPVYPHSYLQVNTVFNVARKAGLRTAWSDKHIAYDILNGPSGTGIQDQFSPEINSDAGGYPAGNDWTTDNKATEQYDGYKVKAVLNEIDGYDHSGSQKVGTPAVFGMNFQSVSTAQKLPSSEGLKGGYASKGVPGPLLQKNLDYVNTEVGAMVKEIQAKGLASSTDIILSAKHGQSPTDPNALTRIDDGPLLDGLNAAWKKKHPGAGDLVAHSVDDDGMLLWLNDRSAEATSFAKQYLLSQSGKGTDINGKPTKSFTNGGLGRVYAGKEAAAYFGVKPGDARVPDLFGIAKYGVVYTGGTKKIAEHGGAHADDLNVPLVISGAGTPAGVTKSAQVATTQIAPTILSLLGLDPHNLQAVQKDHTQVLPVR, from the coding sequence GTGACCCGCCGATCCATACGACTGGCCGCCGCCCTCGGTGTCGCCGCGACCCTCGCCGGAGGCTCGCTCGCCGCGGCGTCGGAGCTCACCGGCCCCTCCGCCGCGCCGCAGAAGCCCGCAGCCGCCAAGCACGTCCTCCTGCTGTCCGTCGACGGTCTGCACCAGTCGGATCTGGCCTGGTACATCGCCCGCCACCCCGGCTCCGCGCTGGCCCGGCTGGTGAACGGCGGCGTGCACTACACCAACGCGCACACCACCAACCCCTCGGACTCCTTCCCCGGCATGACCGCCCAGGTCACCGGCGGTGGCCCGGGTACGACCGGCATCTACTACGACGACGTGTACAACCACGCCTTGCTCCCGGCAGGCACCACGAACTGTAAGGGCGTCAAGCCCGGCGTCGAGGTGGACATGACCGAGGACATGGACAAGAACAAGGCTTCCCTCGATGCCGGCCAGGGCCTGAAGAACCTGCCCGGCAGCATCCTGCAGATGACTGGCCGGCCGCAGAGCCTGCTCGACCCGAGCAAGCTGCCCGTCGACCCCACAACCTGCAAGCCGGTCTACCCGCACTCGTACCTGCAGGTGAACACCGTCTTCAACGTGGCCCGCAAGGCCGGCCTGCGCACCGCCTGGTCGGACAAGCACATCGCCTACGACATCCTCAACGGCCCCTCGGGCACGGGCATCCAGGACCAGTTCTCCCCGGAGATCAACAGCGACGCAGGCGGCTACCCGGCCGGGAACGACTGGACCACCGACAACAAGGCGACCGAGCAGTACGACGGCTACAAGGTCAAGGCCGTCCTCAACGAGATCGACGGCTACGACCACAGCGGCAGCCAGAAGGTCGGCACCCCTGCGGTCTTCGGCATGAACTTCCAGTCGGTCTCCACCGCGCAGAAGCTGCCCTCCTCCGAGGGCCTCAAGGGCGGCTACGCCTCCAAGGGCGTCCCCGGCCCCCTGCTGCAGAAGAACCTCGACTACGTCAACACCGAAGTCGGCGCGATGGTCAAGGAGATCCAGGCCAAGGGCCTGGCCTCCAGCACGGACATCATCCTGTCCGCCAAGCACGGCCAGTCGCCCACCGACCCCAACGCCCTGACCCGCATCGACGACGGTCCGCTGCTCGACGGGCTCAACGCCGCCTGGAAGAAGAAGCACCCGGGCGCCGGCGACCTCGTCGCGCACTCCGTGGACGACGACGGCATGCTGCTGTGGCTGAACGACCGCTCCGCCGAGGCCACCTCGTTCGCCAAGCAGTACCTGTTGTCACAGAGCGGCAAGGGCACCGACATCAACGGCAAGCCCACCAAGTCCTTCACGAACGGCGGGCTCGGCAGGGTCTACGCGGGCAAGGAGGCGGCCGCGTACTTCGGCGTCAAGCCCGGTGACGCCCGGGTCCCGGACCTGTTCGGCATCGCCAAGTACGGCGTGGTCTACACGGGCGGCACCAAGAAGATCGCCGAGCACGGCGGCGCCCACGCTGACGACCTGAACGTCCCGCTCGTCATCTCCGGCGCAGGCACCCCCGCAGGCGTGACCAAGTCCGCTCAGGTCGCGACCACCCAGATCGCCCCGACGATCCTGTCCCTCCTGGGCCTGGACCCCCACAACCTGCAGGCCGTCCAGAAGGACCACACCCAGGTCCTGCCGGTCCGCTGA
- a CDS encoding BlaI/MecI/CopY family transcriptional regulator has translation MPSGLATRRRRPGTPGAEVLALLRSTRRALTARELLRSLGDDLAHSTVATVLSRMHDKGVLTRTKQGRSYAYAPVRTPRA, from the coding sequence GTGCCCTCCGGGCTCGCCACCCGCAGGCGGCGGCCGGGCACTCCGGGGGCCGAAGTGCTTGCCCTGCTGCGGTCCACCCGCCGGGCGCTGACCGCTCGCGAGCTGCTGCGCAGCCTGGGCGACGACCTCGCACACAGCACGGTGGCGACCGTGCTGTCCCGGATGCACGACAAGGGAGTGCTGACCCGCACCAAGCAGGGCCGCTCGTATGCGTACGCGCCGGTGAGGACTCCCCGGGCATGA
- a CDS encoding ABC transporter permease yields the protein MTASAASLVPVNPTLGVLLTALLLVAVAVAGWCRLDPHPYKSRAREIFLAGFRAAVQLALVSVVITWAVKSVPGLLAFLVVMFAVAVRTAGRRITGNRTWWLTAVPIAAGVIPVVVALLATGLVPLKGVALIPVTGILIGGALTVTVLAGRRALDELSQRRGEVEAAMALGFPDRDARMEIARAAASEALLPGLDQTRTVGLVTLPGAFVGMLLGGASPVLAGVVQLFVLIALMAVQAIAVAVTLELVARHRLYRPGPDTRTGSLRKARRFRRVPAPSRPSE from the coding sequence GTGACGGCGAGTGCGGCATCTCTTGTACCGGTCAACCCGACCCTGGGCGTCCTGCTCACCGCTCTGCTGCTGGTGGCGGTAGCGGTTGCGGGCTGGTGCCGTCTCGATCCGCACCCGTACAAGAGCCGGGCCCGGGAGATCTTCCTCGCCGGCTTCCGCGCGGCCGTCCAGCTCGCTCTGGTCTCGGTGGTCATCACCTGGGCCGTCAAGTCAGTGCCGGGGCTCCTGGCGTTCCTCGTGGTCATGTTCGCCGTGGCCGTGCGCACGGCCGGGCGCAGAATCACCGGCAACCGCACCTGGTGGCTGACGGCCGTACCGATCGCCGCCGGTGTGATACCGGTCGTCGTGGCGCTCCTTGCCACCGGGCTCGTCCCTCTGAAGGGCGTTGCCCTGATTCCGGTCACGGGCATCCTCATCGGTGGCGCGCTCACCGTGACCGTACTCGCCGGACGCCGTGCCCTGGACGAACTGTCCCAGCGTCGCGGCGAGGTGGAAGCCGCGATGGCGCTGGGATTCCCGGACCGCGACGCACGCATGGAGATCGCACGTGCCGCGGCCTCCGAGGCACTCCTGCCCGGTCTGGACCAGACGCGTACGGTCGGCCTGGTCACGCTCCCCGGCGCGTTCGTCGGCATGCTCCTGGGAGGGGCGAGCCCTGTGCTGGCCGGAGTGGTGCAACTGTTCGTCCTCATCGCGCTCATGGCTGTGCAGGCCATAGCGGTGGCGGTGACCCTTGAGCTCGTCGCCCGGCACCGTCTGTATCGCCCAGGGCCGGACACCCGCACAGGTTCCCTGCGTAAGGCCAGAAGGTTTCGCAGGGTCCCGGCGCCGAGCCGTCCTTCCGAGTAG
- a CDS encoding response regulator transcription factor, with product MGTPAAPDNGRFRVLVVEDDDVIGHHLQTGLQGNGYTTVWSRTGTAALAEADRAPYDALLLDLGLPDMDGLDVARTLRARFRDLLIVVLTARTDDIDIIAGLDAGADDYLVKPFSLTVLLARLRAHLRRQTVTTVADQPIHLGDLVIDPAARRCHLHDTELPLRLKEFELLALLARHAGEAVSRETLMAEIWDENWFGSTKTLDVTMAALRRRLTDAAQTHPAPSRLPRITTLRGHGYRLDP from the coding sequence ATGGGCACGCCCGCCGCACCCGACAACGGCCGCTTCCGAGTCCTCGTGGTCGAGGACGACGACGTCATCGGCCACCACCTCCAGACCGGCCTGCAAGGCAACGGCTACACCACCGTCTGGAGCCGCACCGGCACCGCCGCCCTCGCCGAAGCAGACCGCGCCCCCTACGACGCCCTGCTCCTGGACCTCGGCCTGCCCGACATGGACGGCCTCGACGTCGCCCGCACCCTGCGCGCCCGCTTCCGGGACCTGTTGATCGTCGTCCTCACCGCACGCACCGACGACATCGACATCATCGCCGGCCTGGACGCCGGCGCCGACGACTACCTCGTCAAACCCTTCAGCCTCACCGTCCTGCTGGCCCGCCTCCGCGCCCACCTGCGCCGCCAGACCGTCACCACGGTCGCCGACCAGCCGATCCATCTCGGCGACCTCGTCATCGACCCCGCGGCACGCCGCTGCCACCTCCACGACACGGAACTCCCCCTGCGTCTGAAGGAGTTCGAACTGCTCGCCCTCCTGGCCCGACACGCGGGCGAGGCTGTCTCCCGCGAGACCCTCATGGCCGAGATCTGGGACGAGAACTGGTTCGGCTCCACCAAGACCCTCGACGTCACCATGGCAGCCCTCCGCCGCCGACTCACCGACGCCGCCCAGACACACCCCGCCCCCAGCCGCCTGCCCCGCATCACCACACTCAGAGGACACGGATACCGCCTGGATCCGTGA